In the genome of Erinaceus europaeus chromosome 8, mEriEur2.1, whole genome shotgun sequence, one region contains:
- the EPHB6 gene encoding ephrin type-B receptor 6 isoform X1, giving the protein MAAEGAAWSGSRVAGMVRGLWVLVLASSGLALEEVLLDTTGETSEIGWLTYPPGGWDEVSVLDDQRRLTRTFEACHVAGPPAGTPQDNWLQTHFVERGGAQRAHIRLHFSVRACSSLGVAGGTCRETFTLYYRQAEEPDGPDRAAAAWHLKRWTKVDTIAADESFPASASSSSSSSGAWAAGPRGAGARAGLQLNVKERSFGPLTQRGFYVAFQDTGACLALVAVKLFSYACPSVLRAFASFPETQASGAGGASLVAAAGTCVAHAEPDEEGGGLQAGGGPPRLHCNGEGRWMVAVGGCRCQPGHQPARGDKICQACPGGSYKASAGNAPCLPCPAHSHAPDPAAPVCPCLEGFYRASADPPEAPCTGPPSAPRELWFEVQGSALMLHWRLPQELGGRGDLLFNVVCKECGDPQEPCRRCRDEVHFDPRQRGLTESRVLVGGLRAHVPYILEVQAVNGVSELSPDAPQAAAINVSTSHEVPSAVPALHQVSRAADSITVSWPQPDQTNGNILDYQLRYYDQAEDESRSFTVTSETNTATVTQLSPGHIYGFQVRARTAAGHGPYGAKVYFQTLPQGEASAQLPERLSLVIGSILGVLAFLLLAAITVLALVFQRKRRGTGYREQLQQYSSPGLGVKYYIDPSTYEDPYQALREFTREVDPTYIKIEEVIGTGSFGEVRRGRLQPRGRREQAVAIQALWAGGAENLQMTFLGQAAVLGQFQHPNILRLEGVVTKSRPLMVLTELMELGPLDSFLRQREGQFSSLQLVAMQRGVAAAMQYLASFAFVHRALSAHSVLVNSHLVCKVARLGHGPQVPGCLLRWAAPEVILHGKHSTASDVWSFGVMMWEVMSYGERPYWDMSDQEVLTAIEQEFRLPPPPGCPPGLHLLMLDTWQKDRAQRPHFDQLVAAFDKMIRKPDTLQAAGAPGEDRPSQALLNPVTLDFLSLDSPQAWLSAIGLDCYRDNFAKSGLCTFSDVAQLSLEDLPTLGITLAGHQKKLLHNVQLLQQHLRPPGSIEV; this is encoded by the exons ATGGCTGCTGAGGGGGCTGCCTGGTCAGGGAGCAGAGTGGCGGGCATGGTGCGTGGTCTATGGGTCCTGGTGCTAGCATCCTCAGGTCTGGCTCTGGAAg aagTGTTGCTGGACACCACGGGAGAGACCTCTGAGATTGGCTGGCTCACTTACCCACCAGGTGGG TGGGATGAAGTGAGCGTCCTGGACGACCAGCGCCGCCTGACCCGCACCTTCGAGGCATGCCACGTGGCGGGCCCCCCCGCCGGCACCCCGCAGGACAACTGGCTGCAGACGCACTTCGTGGAGCGCGGGGGCGCCCAGCGCGCCCATATCCGCCTGCACTTCTCCGTGCGCGCTTGTTCCAGCCTGGGGGTGGCGGGGGGCACCTGCCGAGAGACCTTCACCCTCTATTACCGCCAAGCCGAAGAGCCAGACGGCCCTGACCGCGCCGCAGCCGCCTGGCACCTCAAACGCTGGACCAAGGTGGACACGATTGCGGCGGACGAGAGCTTCCccgcctccgcctcctcctcctcttcctcctctgggGCCTGGGCGGCGGGGCCCCGCGGGGCCGGGGCGCGGGCCGGGCTGCAGCTCAATGTCAAGGAGCGCAGCTTCGGGCCGCTCACGCAGCGCGGCTTCTACGTGGCCTTCCAGGACACCGGGGCCTGCCTGGCACTCGTGGCCGTCAAGCTCTTCTCCTACGCCTGCCCCTCGGTGCTGCGCGCCTTCGCCTCCTTCCCGGAGACTCAGGCCAGCGGGGCTGGGGGCGCCTCCCTGGTGGCTGCTGCGGGCACCTGCGTGGCTCATGCGGAGCCGGATGAAGAGGGAGGGGGCCTCCAGGCCGGGGGCGgcccacccaggctgcactgcaACGGGGAGGGCAGGTGGATGGTGGCCGTGGGGGGCTGCCGCTGCCAGCCGGGACACCAGCCTGCGCGGGGAGACAAGATCTGCCAAG CTTGCCCTGGGGGGTCTTACAAGGCTTCCGCTGGGAATGCCCCCTGCTTGCCCTGCCCCGCCCACAGCCACGCCCCTGACCCCGCGGCCCCAGTCTGCCCCTGCCTGGAGGGCTTCTACCGTGCTAGTGCGGACCCTCCGGAGGCCCCCTGCACTG GCCCGCCTTCTGCCCCCAGAGAGCTGTGGTTCGAGGTGCAAGGCTCGGCTCTCATGCTCCACTGGCGTCTGCCCCAGGAGCTGGGGGGTCGGGGGGACCTGCTCTTCAATGTCGTGTGCAAGGAATGCGGGGATCCTCAGGAGCCATGTCGCCGCTGCAGGGACGAGGTCCACTTCGACCCCCGCCAGCGAGGCTTGACAGAGAGCCGCGTGCTGGTCGGGGGTCTCCGGGCGCATGTACCCTACATTCTGGAGGTGCAGGCGGTCAACGGGGTGTCCGAGCTCAGCCCAGACGCTCCACAGGCCGCAGCCATCAATGTTAGCACCAGCCACGAAG TTCCCTCGGCAGTCCCAGCCCTGCACCAGGTGAGCCGGGCTGCAGACAGCATCACGGTGTCCTGGCCACAGCCTGACCAGACCAATGGGAACATTCTGGATTATCAGCTGCGCTACTATGAtcag GCAGAAGATGAGTCTCGCTCCTTCACAGTGACCAGCGAGACCAACACAGCCACTGTGACCCAACTGAGCCCAGGACACATCTATGGCTTTCAGGTTCGAGCTCGGACAGCTGCAGGCCATGGCCCCTATGGGGCCAAGGTCTACTTCCAGACGCTGCCTCAAG GTGAGGCATCTGCCCAGCTTCCGGAGAGACTGTCCCTGGTCATCGGTTCAATTCTGGGGGTGCTGGCCTTCCTCCTGCTGGCAGCCATCACTGTGCTGGCTCTTGTGTTTCAAAG GAAACGTCGAGGGACAGGGTACAGGGAGCAGCTGCAGCAGTACAGCAGCCCAG GACTGGGGGTCAAGTATTACATTGATCCCTCCACATATGAGGATCCTTACCAAGCCCTCAGAGAATTCACCCGGGAGGTGGACCCCACTTACATCAAGATTGAAGAGGTCATTGGGACAG GCTCCTTTGGGGAAGTCCGCCGGGGCCGGCTGCAGCCCAGGGGCCGCCGGGAGCAGGCTGTGGCCATCCAGGCCCTGTGGGCGGGGGGCGCAGAGAACCTGCAGATGACCTTCCTTGGCCAGGCAGCTGTGCTTGGCCAGTTCCAGCATCCCAACATCCTGCGGCTGGAGGGCGTGGTCACCAAGAGCCGACCCCTCATGGTGCTGACTGAGCTCATGGAGCTGGGCCCCCTGGACAGCTTCCTCAGG CAGCGGGAGGGCCAGTTCAGCAGCCTGCAGTTGGTGGCCATGCAGCGGGGCGTGGCAGCCGCCATGCAGTACCTGGCTAGCTTCGCCTTTGTGCACCGGGCACTGTCTGCCCACAGCGTGCTGGTCAACAGCCACCTGGTATGCAAGGTGGCCCGTCTTGGACACGGCCCTCAG gttccaggctgCCTGCTTCGCTGGGCGGCCCCAGAAGTCATCCTGCATGGAAAACACTCAACAGCCAGTGACGTCTGGAGCTTTGGGGTCATGATGTGGGAAGTGATGAGTTACGGGGAGCGGCCCTACTGGGACATGAGTGACCAGGAG gtcCTCACTGCAATCGAGCAGGAGTTCCGCCTGCCCCCACCTCCAGGCTGCCCTCCTGGACTGCACCTACTGATGCTGGACACCTGGCAGAAGGACCGGGCCCAGCGGCCTCACTTTGACCAGCTGGTGGCTGCTTTTGACAAGATGATTCGCAAGCCAGACACTCTGCAGGCTGCCGGGGCCCCTGGGGAGGACAG ACCTTCACAGGCCCTTCTGAACCCCGTGACCTTGGACTTCTTGTCTCTGGACTCACCCCAGGCCTGGCTCTCGGCCATTGGGCTAGACTGCTACAGGGACAACTTCGCCAAGTCCGGCCTGTGCACCTTCAGTGATGTAGCCCAGCTGAGCCTGGA
- the EPHB6 gene encoding ephrin type-B receptor 6 isoform X2, translated as MAAEGAAWSGSRVAGMVRGLWVLVLASSGLALEEVLLDTTGETSEIGWLTYPPGGWDEVSVLDDQRRLTRTFEACHVAGPPAGTPQDNWLQTHFVERGGAQRAHIRLHFSVRACSSLGVAGGTCRETFTLYYRQAEEPDGPDRAAAAWHLKRWTKVDTIAADESFPASASSSSSSSGAWAAGPRGAGARAGLQLNVKERSFGPLTQRGFYVAFQDTGACLALVAVKLFSYACPSVLRAFASFPETQASGAGGASLVAAAGTCVAHAEPDEEGGGLQAGGGPPRLHCNGEGRWMVAVGGCRCQPGHQPARGDKICQACPGGSYKASAGNAPCLPCPAHSHAPDPAAPVCPCLEGFYRASADPPEAPCTGPPSAPRELWFEVQGSALMLHWRLPQELGGRGDLLFNVVCKECGDPQEPCRRCRDEVHFDPRQRGLTESRVLVGGLRAHVPYILEVQAVNGVSELSPDAPQAAAINVSTSHEVPSAVPALHQVSRAADSITVSWPQPDQTNGNILDYQLRYYDQAEDESRSFTVTSETNTATVTQLSPGHIYGFQVRARTAAGHGPYGAKVYFQTLPQGEASAQLPERLSLVIGSILGVLAFLLLAAITVLALVFQRKRRGTGYREQLQQYSSPGLGVKYYIDPSTYEDPYQALREFTREVDPTYIKIEEVIGTGSFGEVRRGRLQPRGRREQAVAIQALWAGGAENLQMTFLGQAAVLGQFQHPNILRLEGVVTKSRPLMVLTELMELGPLDSFLRQREGQFSSLQLVAMQRGVAAAMQYLASFAFVHRALSAHSVLVNSHLVCKVARLGHGPQVLTAIEQEFRLPPPPGCPPGLHLLMLDTWQKDRAQRPHFDQLVAAFDKMIRKPDTLQAAGAPGEDRPSQALLNPVTLDFLSLDSPQAWLSAIGLDCYRDNFAKSGLCTFSDVAQLSLEDLPTLGITLAGHQKKLLHNVQLLQQHLRPPGSIEV; from the exons ATGGCTGCTGAGGGGGCTGCCTGGTCAGGGAGCAGAGTGGCGGGCATGGTGCGTGGTCTATGGGTCCTGGTGCTAGCATCCTCAGGTCTGGCTCTGGAAg aagTGTTGCTGGACACCACGGGAGAGACCTCTGAGATTGGCTGGCTCACTTACCCACCAGGTGGG TGGGATGAAGTGAGCGTCCTGGACGACCAGCGCCGCCTGACCCGCACCTTCGAGGCATGCCACGTGGCGGGCCCCCCCGCCGGCACCCCGCAGGACAACTGGCTGCAGACGCACTTCGTGGAGCGCGGGGGCGCCCAGCGCGCCCATATCCGCCTGCACTTCTCCGTGCGCGCTTGTTCCAGCCTGGGGGTGGCGGGGGGCACCTGCCGAGAGACCTTCACCCTCTATTACCGCCAAGCCGAAGAGCCAGACGGCCCTGACCGCGCCGCAGCCGCCTGGCACCTCAAACGCTGGACCAAGGTGGACACGATTGCGGCGGACGAGAGCTTCCccgcctccgcctcctcctcctcttcctcctctgggGCCTGGGCGGCGGGGCCCCGCGGGGCCGGGGCGCGGGCCGGGCTGCAGCTCAATGTCAAGGAGCGCAGCTTCGGGCCGCTCACGCAGCGCGGCTTCTACGTGGCCTTCCAGGACACCGGGGCCTGCCTGGCACTCGTGGCCGTCAAGCTCTTCTCCTACGCCTGCCCCTCGGTGCTGCGCGCCTTCGCCTCCTTCCCGGAGACTCAGGCCAGCGGGGCTGGGGGCGCCTCCCTGGTGGCTGCTGCGGGCACCTGCGTGGCTCATGCGGAGCCGGATGAAGAGGGAGGGGGCCTCCAGGCCGGGGGCGgcccacccaggctgcactgcaACGGGGAGGGCAGGTGGATGGTGGCCGTGGGGGGCTGCCGCTGCCAGCCGGGACACCAGCCTGCGCGGGGAGACAAGATCTGCCAAG CTTGCCCTGGGGGGTCTTACAAGGCTTCCGCTGGGAATGCCCCCTGCTTGCCCTGCCCCGCCCACAGCCACGCCCCTGACCCCGCGGCCCCAGTCTGCCCCTGCCTGGAGGGCTTCTACCGTGCTAGTGCGGACCCTCCGGAGGCCCCCTGCACTG GCCCGCCTTCTGCCCCCAGAGAGCTGTGGTTCGAGGTGCAAGGCTCGGCTCTCATGCTCCACTGGCGTCTGCCCCAGGAGCTGGGGGGTCGGGGGGACCTGCTCTTCAATGTCGTGTGCAAGGAATGCGGGGATCCTCAGGAGCCATGTCGCCGCTGCAGGGACGAGGTCCACTTCGACCCCCGCCAGCGAGGCTTGACAGAGAGCCGCGTGCTGGTCGGGGGTCTCCGGGCGCATGTACCCTACATTCTGGAGGTGCAGGCGGTCAACGGGGTGTCCGAGCTCAGCCCAGACGCTCCACAGGCCGCAGCCATCAATGTTAGCACCAGCCACGAAG TTCCCTCGGCAGTCCCAGCCCTGCACCAGGTGAGCCGGGCTGCAGACAGCATCACGGTGTCCTGGCCACAGCCTGACCAGACCAATGGGAACATTCTGGATTATCAGCTGCGCTACTATGAtcag GCAGAAGATGAGTCTCGCTCCTTCACAGTGACCAGCGAGACCAACACAGCCACTGTGACCCAACTGAGCCCAGGACACATCTATGGCTTTCAGGTTCGAGCTCGGACAGCTGCAGGCCATGGCCCCTATGGGGCCAAGGTCTACTTCCAGACGCTGCCTCAAG GTGAGGCATCTGCCCAGCTTCCGGAGAGACTGTCCCTGGTCATCGGTTCAATTCTGGGGGTGCTGGCCTTCCTCCTGCTGGCAGCCATCACTGTGCTGGCTCTTGTGTTTCAAAG GAAACGTCGAGGGACAGGGTACAGGGAGCAGCTGCAGCAGTACAGCAGCCCAG GACTGGGGGTCAAGTATTACATTGATCCCTCCACATATGAGGATCCTTACCAAGCCCTCAGAGAATTCACCCGGGAGGTGGACCCCACTTACATCAAGATTGAAGAGGTCATTGGGACAG GCTCCTTTGGGGAAGTCCGCCGGGGCCGGCTGCAGCCCAGGGGCCGCCGGGAGCAGGCTGTGGCCATCCAGGCCCTGTGGGCGGGGGGCGCAGAGAACCTGCAGATGACCTTCCTTGGCCAGGCAGCTGTGCTTGGCCAGTTCCAGCATCCCAACATCCTGCGGCTGGAGGGCGTGGTCACCAAGAGCCGACCCCTCATGGTGCTGACTGAGCTCATGGAGCTGGGCCCCCTGGACAGCTTCCTCAGG CAGCGGGAGGGCCAGTTCAGCAGCCTGCAGTTGGTGGCCATGCAGCGGGGCGTGGCAGCCGCCATGCAGTACCTGGCTAGCTTCGCCTTTGTGCACCGGGCACTGTCTGCCCACAGCGTGCTGGTCAACAGCCACCTGGTATGCAAGGTGGCCCGTCTTGGACACGGCCCTCAG gtcCTCACTGCAATCGAGCAGGAGTTCCGCCTGCCCCCACCTCCAGGCTGCCCTCCTGGACTGCACCTACTGATGCTGGACACCTGGCAGAAGGACCGGGCCCAGCGGCCTCACTTTGACCAGCTGGTGGCTGCTTTTGACAAGATGATTCGCAAGCCAGACACTCTGCAGGCTGCCGGGGCCCCTGGGGAGGACAG ACCTTCACAGGCCCTTCTGAACCCCGTGACCTTGGACTTCTTGTCTCTGGACTCACCCCAGGCCTGGCTCTCGGCCATTGGGCTAGACTGCTACAGGGACAACTTCGCCAAGTCCGGCCTGTGCACCTTCAGTGATGTAGCCCAGCTGAGCCTGGA
- the EPHB6 gene encoding ephrin type-B receptor 6 isoform X3, with the protein MAAEGAAWSGSRVAGMVRGLWVLVLASSGLALEEVLLDTTGETSEIGWLTYPPGGWDEVSVLDDQRRLTRTFEACHVAGPPAGTPQDNWLQTHFVERGGAQRAHIRLHFSVRACSSLGVAGGTCRETFTLYYRQAEEPDGPDRAAAAWHLKRWTKVDTIAADESFPASASSSSSSSGAWAAGPRGAGARAGLQLNVKERSFGPLTQRGFYVAFQDTGACLALVAVKLFSYACPSVLRAFASFPETQASGAGGASLVAAAGTCVAHAEPDEEGGGLQAGGGPPRLHCNGEGRWMVAVGGCRCQPGHQPARGDKICQGPPSAPRELWFEVQGSALMLHWRLPQELGGRGDLLFNVVCKECGDPQEPCRRCRDEVHFDPRQRGLTESRVLVGGLRAHVPYILEVQAVNGVSELSPDAPQAAAINVSTSHEVPSAVPALHQVSRAADSITVSWPQPDQTNGNILDYQLRYYDQAEDESRSFTVTSETNTATVTQLSPGHIYGFQVRARTAAGHGPYGAKVYFQTLPQGEASAQLPERLSLVIGSILGVLAFLLLAAITVLALVFQRKRRGTGYREQLQQYSSPGLGVKYYIDPSTYEDPYQALREFTREVDPTYIKIEEVIGTGSFGEVRRGRLQPRGRREQAVAIQALWAGGAENLQMTFLGQAAVLGQFQHPNILRLEGVVTKSRPLMVLTELMELGPLDSFLRQREGQFSSLQLVAMQRGVAAAMQYLASFAFVHRALSAHSVLVNSHLVCKVARLGHGPQVPGCLLRWAAPEVILHGKHSTASDVWSFGVMMWEVMSYGERPYWDMSDQEVLTAIEQEFRLPPPPGCPPGLHLLMLDTWQKDRAQRPHFDQLVAAFDKMIRKPDTLQAAGAPGEDRPSQALLNPVTLDFLSLDSPQAWLSAIGLDCYRDNFAKSGLCTFSDVAQLSLEDLPTLGITLAGHQKKLLHNVQLLQQHLRPPGSIEV; encoded by the exons ATGGCTGCTGAGGGGGCTGCCTGGTCAGGGAGCAGAGTGGCGGGCATGGTGCGTGGTCTATGGGTCCTGGTGCTAGCATCCTCAGGTCTGGCTCTGGAAg aagTGTTGCTGGACACCACGGGAGAGACCTCTGAGATTGGCTGGCTCACTTACCCACCAGGTGGG TGGGATGAAGTGAGCGTCCTGGACGACCAGCGCCGCCTGACCCGCACCTTCGAGGCATGCCACGTGGCGGGCCCCCCCGCCGGCACCCCGCAGGACAACTGGCTGCAGACGCACTTCGTGGAGCGCGGGGGCGCCCAGCGCGCCCATATCCGCCTGCACTTCTCCGTGCGCGCTTGTTCCAGCCTGGGGGTGGCGGGGGGCACCTGCCGAGAGACCTTCACCCTCTATTACCGCCAAGCCGAAGAGCCAGACGGCCCTGACCGCGCCGCAGCCGCCTGGCACCTCAAACGCTGGACCAAGGTGGACACGATTGCGGCGGACGAGAGCTTCCccgcctccgcctcctcctcctcttcctcctctgggGCCTGGGCGGCGGGGCCCCGCGGGGCCGGGGCGCGGGCCGGGCTGCAGCTCAATGTCAAGGAGCGCAGCTTCGGGCCGCTCACGCAGCGCGGCTTCTACGTGGCCTTCCAGGACACCGGGGCCTGCCTGGCACTCGTGGCCGTCAAGCTCTTCTCCTACGCCTGCCCCTCGGTGCTGCGCGCCTTCGCCTCCTTCCCGGAGACTCAGGCCAGCGGGGCTGGGGGCGCCTCCCTGGTGGCTGCTGCGGGCACCTGCGTGGCTCATGCGGAGCCGGATGAAGAGGGAGGGGGCCTCCAGGCCGGGGGCGgcccacccaggctgcactgcaACGGGGAGGGCAGGTGGATGGTGGCCGTGGGGGGCTGCCGCTGCCAGCCGGGACACCAGCCTGCGCGGGGAGACAAGATCTGCCAAG GCCCGCCTTCTGCCCCCAGAGAGCTGTGGTTCGAGGTGCAAGGCTCGGCTCTCATGCTCCACTGGCGTCTGCCCCAGGAGCTGGGGGGTCGGGGGGACCTGCTCTTCAATGTCGTGTGCAAGGAATGCGGGGATCCTCAGGAGCCATGTCGCCGCTGCAGGGACGAGGTCCACTTCGACCCCCGCCAGCGAGGCTTGACAGAGAGCCGCGTGCTGGTCGGGGGTCTCCGGGCGCATGTACCCTACATTCTGGAGGTGCAGGCGGTCAACGGGGTGTCCGAGCTCAGCCCAGACGCTCCACAGGCCGCAGCCATCAATGTTAGCACCAGCCACGAAG TTCCCTCGGCAGTCCCAGCCCTGCACCAGGTGAGCCGGGCTGCAGACAGCATCACGGTGTCCTGGCCACAGCCTGACCAGACCAATGGGAACATTCTGGATTATCAGCTGCGCTACTATGAtcag GCAGAAGATGAGTCTCGCTCCTTCACAGTGACCAGCGAGACCAACACAGCCACTGTGACCCAACTGAGCCCAGGACACATCTATGGCTTTCAGGTTCGAGCTCGGACAGCTGCAGGCCATGGCCCCTATGGGGCCAAGGTCTACTTCCAGACGCTGCCTCAAG GTGAGGCATCTGCCCAGCTTCCGGAGAGACTGTCCCTGGTCATCGGTTCAATTCTGGGGGTGCTGGCCTTCCTCCTGCTGGCAGCCATCACTGTGCTGGCTCTTGTGTTTCAAAG GAAACGTCGAGGGACAGGGTACAGGGAGCAGCTGCAGCAGTACAGCAGCCCAG GACTGGGGGTCAAGTATTACATTGATCCCTCCACATATGAGGATCCTTACCAAGCCCTCAGAGAATTCACCCGGGAGGTGGACCCCACTTACATCAAGATTGAAGAGGTCATTGGGACAG GCTCCTTTGGGGAAGTCCGCCGGGGCCGGCTGCAGCCCAGGGGCCGCCGGGAGCAGGCTGTGGCCATCCAGGCCCTGTGGGCGGGGGGCGCAGAGAACCTGCAGATGACCTTCCTTGGCCAGGCAGCTGTGCTTGGCCAGTTCCAGCATCCCAACATCCTGCGGCTGGAGGGCGTGGTCACCAAGAGCCGACCCCTCATGGTGCTGACTGAGCTCATGGAGCTGGGCCCCCTGGACAGCTTCCTCAGG CAGCGGGAGGGCCAGTTCAGCAGCCTGCAGTTGGTGGCCATGCAGCGGGGCGTGGCAGCCGCCATGCAGTACCTGGCTAGCTTCGCCTTTGTGCACCGGGCACTGTCTGCCCACAGCGTGCTGGTCAACAGCCACCTGGTATGCAAGGTGGCCCGTCTTGGACACGGCCCTCAG gttccaggctgCCTGCTTCGCTGGGCGGCCCCAGAAGTCATCCTGCATGGAAAACACTCAACAGCCAGTGACGTCTGGAGCTTTGGGGTCATGATGTGGGAAGTGATGAGTTACGGGGAGCGGCCCTACTGGGACATGAGTGACCAGGAG gtcCTCACTGCAATCGAGCAGGAGTTCCGCCTGCCCCCACCTCCAGGCTGCCCTCCTGGACTGCACCTACTGATGCTGGACACCTGGCAGAAGGACCGGGCCCAGCGGCCTCACTTTGACCAGCTGGTGGCTGCTTTTGACAAGATGATTCGCAAGCCAGACACTCTGCAGGCTGCCGGGGCCCCTGGGGAGGACAG ACCTTCACAGGCCCTTCTGAACCCCGTGACCTTGGACTTCTTGTCTCTGGACTCACCCCAGGCCTGGCTCTCGGCCATTGGGCTAGACTGCTACAGGGACAACTTCGCCAAGTCCGGCCTGTGCACCTTCAGTGATGTAGCCCAGCTGAGCCTGGA